The proteins below come from a single Halomicroarcula saliterrae genomic window:
- a CDS encoding response regulator, producing the protein MSIEVLLVDEDRDVLEIVQTFLEQEDDLDVTSEADPESALELALTGDYDVVVSDYKMPRLDGLELCAALRDRDRPLPFLLFSAREPEDVQPAAADAGVTGFVQKGTGTEQYSVLADKIRAAT; encoded by the coding sequence ATGAGCATCGAGGTGCTCCTGGTCGACGAGGACAGGGACGTGCTGGAAATCGTCCAGACGTTTCTGGAGCAGGAGGACGACCTCGACGTAACGAGCGAAGCCGACCCCGAGTCCGCACTGGAACTGGCGCTGACGGGCGACTACGACGTGGTCGTCAGCGATTACAAGATGCCGCGCCTCGACGGTCTCGAACTCTGTGCGGCGCTTCGGGACCGGGACCGACCGCTGCCCTTCCTGCTGTTCAGCGCCCGCGAGCCCGAGGACGTGCAGCCGGCGGCCGCCGACGCCGGTGTGACGGGGTTCGTCCAGAAGGGGACCGGGACCGAACAGTACAGCGTCCTCGCGGACAAGATCCGCGCCGCGACCTAG
- a CDS encoding PAS domain S-box protein, with amino-acid sequence MSEQPVVVYVGPEGDRTEIRGSQTTVSTADGVLETLSGTAPDCLVCAHAPDAGTDGLAVLERVRERYSDLPVVLWTDEPDGTVAARATQLGVTEYVPRRAVDLEERLRALLDDESAATPTQDPTVGASFDAVAGSISDALVTIDAEGRIVYANDDLAELSGYDTEELVGRELTTLVPERLRETHSSGLARYLATGERSVDWDYIELPMVDAAGEELTVAVSFGDFEIDGAWYCTGLIRDISDQKRRERELERNNESLQELTQLAAEPLADDEIIDRVLELGADRLDLSLGYLSRIDGTDYEVVSVVGDHDVIQDGASTDLSNTYCRRIVDGEDAFSVRDAPAEGLADDSAYRLSGIACYLGGKVVVDGELYGTLCFADEQPRTESFSESEQTFMRLLAGWTSRELERRQRNADLERYENVIEAVDDGIYALDETGHFELVNDAMTDLTGLDESSLLAAHTSDIKSDEVVERAESLVRSMIFGEREDDEATFDLEIQRADGSSFPAEDHMTLLWDGETFEGTAGIIRDITERKERELELREAHRRIEQILERIGAAFFAVDDDWELTYWNTRAEEVLGRPADEVLGEDLWEMFPDAVDATFYEAYHEAMESQSPVAFEEYYPPVGKWFRVNAYPSANGLSVYFHDITDQRERDRKLSGLLETTRSLMQAHTAEAVAETVVDAAEGELGFDLNLVRLYDEETGCLEPVAATDGMPDRPRYGADEAFPGEAYQRGETIRVDDFDEVTNYDSQDATAAMYVPLADHGVLSVATYGTQAFDDADESVAEILASNAAAALDRVEREQDLLRYETVMENVRDMVYVLDETGRFQLVTEPLAEWLGYERAELHGRHPTLVLDEASVEAFDRRIRDLRRSGEDGTIQMETTLFAADGGERPVEIEVSLIDEAGFRGTAGVVRDRTALEQAREELRDERDRFSYLFNNLPDAVVETEYTDDATRVRSVNPAFTDVFGVDQRTVLDDELDEYILPPDEDAQREASRLNAQGAAGETVEAEIRRRTADGFRDFLFRGIPYRRDDGRLWSFGIYTDITDQKERQRRLEVLNRVLRHNLRNDLTVVLGLADELHERTDDESHRSLLERLQDKAEAIASLSDRAREIERSVRRDDAGADPVDVTETVATLAAQYEDRYDAHIDTSLPPTAVEAADGRFGRVVGELLENSLEHAGEEPTVSVDVEPTPETVSVTVTDDGPGIPDHELDVLTGDEPITQLSHGSGLGLWLVIWVVESYGGTVSFENTAGGASVTLSLPRTDA; translated from the coding sequence ATGTCCGAGCAGCCGGTCGTCGTGTACGTCGGTCCCGAAGGGGACCGTACCGAGATTCGGGGCTCGCAGACGACGGTCTCCACCGCTGACGGCGTCCTCGAAACGCTTTCCGGGACTGCGCCGGACTGCCTCGTCTGTGCGCACGCCCCCGACGCCGGGACCGACGGTCTCGCGGTTCTAGAGCGAGTTCGGGAGCGCTATTCGGACCTGCCGGTGGTGCTGTGGACGGACGAGCCCGACGGGACCGTCGCCGCGCGGGCGACACAGCTCGGCGTCACGGAGTACGTCCCTCGGCGAGCGGTCGACCTCGAAGAGCGCCTCCGGGCGCTACTCGACGACGAGAGCGCCGCGACACCGACGCAGGACCCGACGGTGGGCGCGTCGTTCGACGCCGTCGCGGGGAGCATCTCGGACGCGCTCGTGACCATCGACGCGGAGGGCCGTATCGTCTACGCCAACGACGACCTCGCCGAACTGAGCGGCTACGACACCGAGGAACTGGTCGGTCGGGAGCTCACGACGCTGGTTCCGGAGCGACTGCGCGAGACACACAGTTCGGGGCTCGCCCGCTATCTGGCGACCGGCGAGCGCAGCGTCGACTGGGACTACATCGAACTCCCCATGGTCGACGCCGCGGGCGAGGAGCTGACCGTCGCCGTCTCCTTCGGCGACTTCGAGATAGACGGCGCGTGGTACTGTACCGGACTCATACGGGATATATCCGACCAGAAACGGCGCGAACGGGAGCTCGAACGGAACAACGAATCGCTCCAGGAGCTGACCCAGCTCGCCGCCGAACCGCTCGCCGACGACGAGATCATCGACCGCGTCCTCGAACTCGGCGCCGACCGGCTCGACCTCTCGCTGGGCTATCTCTCCCGCATCGACGGGACCGACTACGAGGTCGTCTCCGTCGTCGGTGACCACGACGTCATTCAGGACGGCGCCTCGACCGACCTCTCGAACACCTACTGTCGCCGTATCGTCGACGGCGAGGACGCTTTCAGCGTCCGCGACGCGCCCGCCGAGGGGTTGGCAGACGACAGCGCCTACCGGCTGTCCGGCATCGCCTGTTATCTCGGCGGGAAGGTCGTCGTCGACGGCGAGCTGTACGGGACCCTCTGTTTCGCGGACGAACAGCCCCGCACCGAGTCGTTCTCCGAGAGCGAACAGACGTTCATGCGGCTGCTGGCCGGGTGGACGAGCCGCGAGCTCGAACGGCGCCAGCGCAACGCCGACCTCGAACGGTACGAGAACGTCATCGAGGCCGTGGACGACGGCATCTACGCGCTCGACGAGACGGGCCACTTCGAGCTCGTCAACGACGCGATGACCGACCTCACGGGCCTCGACGAGTCGTCGCTGCTCGCCGCCCACACCAGCGACATCAAGTCCGACGAGGTCGTCGAACGGGCCGAGTCACTCGTCCGGTCGATGATATTCGGCGAGCGCGAGGACGACGAGGCGACCTTCGACCTGGAGATACAGCGGGCCGACGGCTCCTCGTTCCCGGCCGAGGACCACATGACGCTGCTGTGGGACGGCGAGACGTTCGAGGGCACCGCCGGCATCATCCGCGACATCACCGAGCGAAAGGAACGCGAACTCGAACTCCGGGAGGCCCACCGCCGCATCGAGCAGATACTCGAACGCATCGGCGCGGCCTTCTTCGCGGTCGACGACGACTGGGAGCTGACCTACTGGAACACCCGCGCCGAGGAAGTGCTCGGACGGCCGGCCGACGAGGTCCTCGGCGAGGACCTCTGGGAGATGTTCCCCGACGCCGTCGACGCGACGTTCTACGAGGCCTACCACGAGGCGATGGAGAGCCAGTCGCCGGTCGCGTTCGAGGAGTACTACCCGCCGGTCGGGAAGTGGTTCCGGGTCAACGCCTACCCCTCGGCGAACGGGCTCTCGGTGTACTTCCACGACATCACCGACCAGCGGGAACGCGACCGGAAGCTCTCCGGGCTCCTCGAAACGACGCGGTCGCTGATGCAGGCCCACACCGCCGAGGCCGTCGCCGAGACGGTCGTCGACGCGGCCGAGGGGGAACTCGGCTTCGACCTGAATCTGGTCCGGCTGTACGACGAGGAGACGGGGTGTCTGGAGCCGGTGGCCGCCACCGACGGGATGCCCGACCGACCGCGGTACGGCGCCGACGAGGCGTTCCCGGGCGAGGCCTACCAGCGCGGCGAGACGATTCGGGTCGACGACTTCGACGAGGTGACGAACTACGACAGTCAGGACGCGACGGCCGCGATGTACGTCCCGCTTGCCGACCACGGCGTGTTGAGCGTCGCCACGTACGGGACGCAGGCGTTCGACGACGCGGACGAGTCGGTCGCCGAGATACTCGCCTCCAACGCCGCGGCCGCGCTGGACCGCGTCGAGCGCGAACAGGACCTGCTGCGGTACGAGACCGTCATGGAGAACGTCCGGGACATGGTGTACGTCCTCGACGAGACGGGCCGTTTCCAGCTGGTCACCGAGCCGCTTGCGGAGTGGCTCGGCTACGAGCGCGCCGAGCTCCACGGGCGCCACCCGACGCTCGTCCTCGACGAGGCGTCGGTCGAGGCCTTCGACAGGCGCATCCGTGACCTCCGCCGGAGCGGCGAGGACGGGACGATACAGATGGAGACGACGCTGTTTGCGGCCGACGGCGGGGAGCGCCCGGTCGAAATCGAGGTGTCACTCATCGACGAGGCCGGCTTCCGCGGCACCGCCGGCGTCGTCCGCGACCGGACGGCGCTCGAACAGGCCCGCGAGGAGCTCCGGGACGAGCGGGACCGCTTCTCGTATCTGTTCAACAACCTCCCCGACGCCGTCGTCGAGACGGAGTACACCGACGACGCCACGCGCGTTCGGTCGGTGAACCCGGCCTTTACCGACGTCTTCGGCGTCGACCAGCGGACCGTTCTCGACGACGAACTGGACGAGTACATCCTCCCGCCAGACGAGGACGCACAGCGGGAGGCCAGCCGGCTGAACGCACAGGGCGCCGCCGGCGAGACAGTCGAGGCCGAAATCCGTCGCCGGACGGCCGACGGCTTCCGCGATTTCCTCTTCCGTGGCATCCCCTACCGCCGCGACGACGGCCGCCTCTGGAGCTTCGGCATCTACACCGACATCACCGACCAGAAGGAACGCCAGCGCCGACTTGAGGTGCTGAACCGCGTCCTCCGGCACAACCTCCGAAACGACCTGACCGTCGTGCTGGGGCTGGCCGACGAGCTCCACGAGCGGACCGACGACGAGAGCCACCGCTCGCTGCTAGAGCGACTTCAGGACAAAGCTGAAGCGATAGCCTCCCTCAGCGACCGCGCCCGCGAGATAGAGCGCTCCGTCCGGCGGGACGACGCCGGGGCGGACCCGGTCGACGTCACCGAGACGGTCGCGACGCTCGCGGCGCAGTACGAGGACCGCTACGACGCGCATATCGACACGTCGCTCCCGCCGACGGCCGTCGAGGCCGCGGACGGTCGGTTCGGCCGCGTCGTCGGCGAACTGCTGGAGAACAGCCTCGAACACGCCGGCGAGGAGCCGACCGTGTCCGTCGACGTCGAGCCGACCCCGGAGACGGTGTCGGTCACCGTCACCGACGACGGGCCGGGTATCCCGGACCACGAACTCGACGTGTTGACCGGCGACGAGCCGATAACGCAGCTGAGCCACGGGAGCGGGCTGGGGCTCTGGCTCGTCATCTGGGTCGTCGAGAGCTACGGGGGGACGGTGTCGTTCGAGAACACCGCAGGCGGCGCGAGCGTCACGCTGTCGCTCCCGCGGACGGATGCCTAG
- the gcvPB gene encoding aminomethyl-transferring glycine dehydrogenase subunit GcvPB translates to MTTYNQASWVDDDDARYEPLLSEKASETVDIEDSPLPDELTRDSLTLPAPAEPELARHYTRLSQMNYGVESGPFPLGSCTMKYNPSFTEAIAARSDAAVHPDRPDSTVQGTLALCYRLQEYLGAIGGMDAVTLQPPAGAAGEFTGIQIAKAYHRHNDDERSEVVIPDSAHGTNFATAAMAGYSVVELPSGDDGRVDIEALEAAVSEETAALMLTNPNTLGLFERDIERIADIVHEAGGLLYYDGANLNALLGRARPGDMGFDVMHYNVHKTFATPHGGGGPGAGPVGVTEALAPFLPDPHVEQTDGGYGYYRPDRSIGKVHGYYGNWPVLVKTFAYITRLGDSGLADASAKAVLNANYLAEQIPYEVPFGPFHHEFVASAAPQDAADVAKGMLDHGVHPPTTKWPEIVDEALMTEPTEGESRRSLDQLAAAFEAVHGEDDGTLSTAPRRTAAGRIDQVSAARSPRLSWQAFDSEQ, encoded by the coding sequence ATGACGACGTACAACCAGGCGAGCTGGGTCGACGACGACGACGCACGCTACGAACCCCTGCTCTCGGAGAAGGCGTCGGAGACGGTCGATATCGAGGACTCGCCGCTGCCCGACGAGCTCACACGGGACTCGCTGACGCTGCCCGCCCCCGCCGAACCCGAACTCGCCCGCCACTACACCCGGCTCTCCCAGATGAACTACGGCGTCGAGAGCGGGCCCTTCCCGCTCGGCTCGTGTACCATGAAGTACAACCCGTCGTTCACGGAGGCCATCGCGGCCCGATCCGACGCCGCAGTCCACCCGGACCGGCCCGACAGCACCGTCCAGGGGACGCTGGCGCTGTGTTACCGGCTCCAGGAGTATCTGGGCGCTATCGGCGGGATGGACGCGGTGACGCTCCAGCCCCCGGCCGGCGCGGCCGGCGAGTTCACCGGTATCCAGATCGCCAAGGCCTATCACCGGCACAACGACGACGAGCGGTCGGAGGTCGTCATCCCCGATTCGGCCCACGGCACCAACTTCGCCACGGCGGCGATGGCGGGGTACAGCGTGGTCGAACTGCCGAGTGGCGACGACGGGCGCGTCGACATCGAGGCCCTGGAAGCGGCTGTCAGCGAGGAGACGGCGGCGCTGATGCTGACCAACCCCAACACGCTCGGCCTGTTCGAGCGCGACATCGAGCGAATCGCCGATATCGTCCACGAGGCCGGCGGCCTGCTGTACTACGACGGCGCGAACCTCAACGCCCTGCTCGGGCGAGCGCGACCCGGCGACATGGGGTTCGACGTGATGCACTACAACGTCCACAAGACGTTCGCCACGCCCCACGGCGGCGGCGGCCCCGGGGCCGGCCCGGTCGGTGTCACCGAGGCGCTGGCGCCGTTCCTGCCGGACCCACACGTCGAACAGACCGACGGCGGCTACGGCTACTACCGCCCCGACCGCTCCATCGGGAAGGTCCACGGCTACTACGGCAACTGGCCGGTGCTCGTGAAGACCTTCGCCTACATCACCCGACTCGGCGACTCCGGGCTCGCGGACGCGAGCGCCAAGGCCGTGTTGAACGCAAACTACCTCGCCGAGCAGATACCCTACGAGGTGCCCTTCGGCCCGTTCCACCACGAGTTCGTCGCCAGCGCGGCGCCACAGGACGCCGCCGACGTGGCCAAGGGGATGCTGGACCACGGGGTCCACCCGCCGACGACGAAGTGGCCAGAAATCGTCGACGAGGCGCTGATGACCGAGCCGACGGAGGGCGAGAGCCGGCGGTCGCTGGACCAGCTCGCCGCCGCCTTCGAGGCGGTCCACGGCGAGGACGACGGGACGCTCTCGACGGCGCCGCGACGGACTGCGGCCGGCCGCATCGACCAGGTGAGTGCGGCCCGGAGTCCGCGGCTCTCGTGGCAGGCGTTCGATTCCGAGCAGTGA
- the gcvPA gene encoding aminomethyl-transferring glycine dehydrogenase subunit GcvPA, protein MTDESSPYAPHTPAETEAMLDAVGVDDVEALFDVPDSVAFDGDFGIPAHGEREARREAAKLLGRNDELTEFLGRGHYTHYVPSVVEDLSSRSEFLTSYTQYQPEIAQGFLQALFEYQSMLVELTGLDVANCSMYDEATALGEAATLSQRVRSVSGETILVPEHLRAGKRAVLENYADGPGLDIESYPMADGQADIEALAETVDTDVAMVYAETPTVRGVVEERLADIGDLAEDNDALFCLGSDPVALSLLERPADVGADVVVGDAASLGTGTAYGFGLGMFATREEYLRQVPGRLVGASEDADGRRAYTLTLQTREQHIRKERATSNICTNQAWVALRAAMHAAWLGPDGLVDLAEDCVTRPRDLAARLDEVVGVQAPVHDGHHFREFVAHTDQPARAVVDDLAADGYGVHAIGEHLIQVAATEATAEAEEGFVGAVTEVAK, encoded by the coding sequence ATGACTGACGAGTCGAGTCCCTACGCCCCCCACACGCCGGCCGAGACCGAGGCGATGCTCGACGCCGTCGGCGTCGACGACGTCGAAGCACTGTTCGACGTGCCCGATTCGGTCGCGTTCGACGGCGACTTTGGCATCCCCGCACACGGCGAACGCGAGGCGCGCCGGGAGGCGGCCAAGCTGCTCGGCCGCAACGACGAGCTGACCGAGTTCCTCGGCCGGGGCCACTACACGCACTACGTGCCGAGCGTGGTCGAGGACCTGTCGAGTCGCTCCGAGTTCCTGACCTCCTACACGCAGTACCAGCCCGAAATCGCCCAGGGGTTCCTGCAGGCCCTCTTCGAGTACCAGTCGATGCTGGTCGAACTCACCGGGCTGGACGTGGCCAACTGCTCGATGTACGACGAGGCGACGGCGCTGGGCGAGGCGGCGACGCTCTCTCAGCGGGTCCGCTCGGTGTCCGGCGAGACGATTCTCGTCCCCGAGCACCTGCGTGCCGGCAAGCGGGCCGTACTGGAGAATTACGCCGACGGCCCGGGGCTCGACATCGAGTCCTACCCGATGGCCGACGGGCAGGCCGACATCGAGGCGCTGGCCGAGACAGTCGACACCGACGTGGCGATGGTGTACGCCGAGACCCCGACGGTCCGGGGCGTCGTCGAGGAACGGCTCGCCGACATCGGCGACCTCGCCGAGGACAACGACGCGCTGTTCTGTCTGGGGTCGGACCCGGTGGCGCTGTCGCTGCTGGAACGGCCCGCCGACGTGGGCGCCGACGTGGTCGTCGGCGACGCCGCCTCGCTGGGGACCGGCACCGCCTACGGCTTCGGCTTGGGGATGTTCGCGACCCGCGAGGAGTATCTCCGGCAGGTCCCCGGTCGGCTGGTCGGGGCCAGCGAGGACGCCGACGGTCGACGCGCGTACACGCTGACCCTCCAGACCCGCGAACAGCACATCCGCAAGGAGCGGGCGACCTCGAACATCTGTACGAATCAGGCGTGGGTCGCGCTGCGGGCCGCGATGCACGCGGCGTGGCTCGGTCCCGACGGGCTCGTCGACCTCGCCGAGGACTGCGTGACGCGACCGCGCGACCTCGCGGCGCGGCTCGACGAGGTGGTCGGCGTGCAGGCGCCGGTCCACGACGGCCACCACTTCCGGGAGTTCGTCGCCCACACCGACCAGCCCGCGCGGGCCGTGGTCGACGACCTCGCCGCGGACGGCTACGGCGTCCACGCAATCGGCGAGCACCTGATTCAGGTGGCCGCGACCGAGGCGACCGCCGAAGCCGAGGAGGGCTTCGTCGGCGCGGTCACGGAGGTGGCGAAATGA
- the gcvH gene encoding glycine cleavage system protein GcvH → MSFDVPDDLRYLESHEWVRTDDGTARVGITDFAQDELGDVVFVELPNEGDEVAAGDEFGVVESIKAVSDVYAPVSGTVTAVNEALFDQPELVNEDPFGEGWMLDVELADESELDDLLGAEAYRDQTE, encoded by the coding sequence ATGAGCTTCGACGTACCCGACGACCTTCGCTATCTGGAATCGCACGAGTGGGTCAGGACCGACGACGGGACGGCGCGCGTCGGCATCACCGACTTCGCACAGGACGAACTGGGCGACGTGGTGTTCGTCGAACTCCCGAACGAGGGCGACGAAGTGGCCGCGGGCGACGAGTTCGGCGTCGTGGAGTCCATCAAGGCCGTCTCGGACGTTTACGCCCCAGTCTCGGGCACGGTGACGGCGGTCAACGAGGCGCTGTTCGACCAGCCGGAACTGGTCAACGAGGACCCGTTCGGCGAGGGGTGGATGCTCGACGTCGAACTGGCCGACGAGAGCGAGCTCGACGACCTGCTCGGAGCCGAGGCCTACCGCGACCAGACCGAGTGA
- the gcvT gene encoding glycine cleavage system aminomethyltransferase GcvT translates to MTLRESPLAGVYDDPTLTDFGGWEMPVEFDSIRAEHTAVREVCGKFDVSHMGQVTVSGPDAMALTQRLTTNDVSSLDRGDAQYAAITDDDGIMLDDTVVYRLPAGTDDDYLFVPNAGHDGEMTERWASHRDEWGLTATVTNRTEAYAMMALQGPDAPTLLAAETDLALDDIARFEVARGTVAGVDSLVARTGYTGEVGFEILCPSADAERLWTALDCQPCGLGARDTLRLEMGFLLSGQEFHPTDEPRTPYEADIGWTVALDTEFVGRDALAAVQREGARERLVGLELLDRGVPRHGYEVTDEAGEPLGHVTSGTMSPTLGAPIALAYLPTDYTEPDTPVRVVIRGEPKEARTRATPFIDR, encoded by the coding sequence ATGACACTGCGAGAATCGCCGCTCGCGGGGGTGTACGACGACCCCACCCTCACCGACTTCGGTGGCTGGGAGATGCCCGTCGAGTTCGACTCGATTCGGGCGGAACACACCGCCGTCCGCGAGGTTTGCGGGAAGTTCGACGTCTCACATATGGGCCAGGTCACCGTCTCCGGACCCGACGCGATGGCGCTCACCCAGCGGCTGACGACCAACGACGTGTCCTCCCTGGACCGGGGCGACGCCCAGTACGCGGCAATCACCGACGACGACGGTATCATGCTGGACGACACCGTGGTCTATCGACTGCCCGCCGGGACGGACGACGACTACCTCTTCGTTCCGAACGCGGGCCACGACGGTGAGATGACCGAGCGGTGGGCCAGTCATCGCGACGAGTGGGGACTGACCGCGACGGTGACCAACCGCACCGAGGCGTACGCTATGATGGCCCTCCAAGGCCCGGACGCACCGACCCTACTGGCTGCGGAGACGGACCTCGCTCTCGACGATATCGCCCGCTTCGAGGTCGCACGCGGAACCGTCGCCGGTGTGGACTCACTCGTCGCGCGGACGGGCTACACCGGCGAGGTCGGCTTCGAGATTCTCTGTCCGTCCGCGGACGCGGAGCGGCTGTGGACGGCGCTGGACTGCCAGCCCTGCGGGCTCGGCGCGCGCGACACCCTGCGTCTGGAGATGGGCTTTCTCCTCTCTGGCCAGGAGTTCCACCCGACCGACGAGCCGCGGACGCCGTACGAGGCCGACATCGGCTGGACGGTCGCGCTCGACACCGAATTCGTCGGTCGCGACGCGCTGGCCGCAGTCCAGCGCGAGGGCGCCAGAGAGCGCCTCGTCGGACTGGAACTGCTCGACCGGGGCGTTCCGCGCCACGGCTACGAGGTCACGGACGAGGCCGGCGAGCCGCTGGGCCACGTCACCAGCGGGACGATGAGCCCCACGCTCGGAGCCCCTATCGCGCTGGCGTACCTGCCGACCGACTACACCGAGCCCGACACGCCGGTCAGGGTAGTCATCCGCGGCGAACCGAAGGAAGCACGTACCCGGGCGACACCATTTATCGACAGATGA
- a CDS encoding NYN domain-containing protein produces the protein MSLLSRFRDESDDTERVGLFVDGPNVLRSEFDVDLDDVRTIAESYGPLAATRLYLDENASPGLIQAGEARGFEVVTTSGDVDVRLAVDATEAVASDRIDVLVVASRDTDFKPALEVAARNGVRTVALAPGEHGKSDALQNAAQDALSLSADVE, from the coding sequence ATGAGCCTTCTGAGTCGGTTTCGCGACGAAAGCGACGACACGGAACGCGTCGGTCTGTTCGTCGACGGACCGAACGTTCTGCGCAGCGAGTTCGACGTCGACCTCGACGACGTACGGACCATCGCCGAGTCCTACGGGCCACTGGCCGCGACGCGGCTCTACCTGGACGAGAACGCCTCTCCGGGCCTCATTCAGGCCGGCGAAGCGCGCGGCTTCGAGGTCGTCACGACCAGCGGGGACGTGGACGTGCGACTCGCCGTCGACGCGACCGAAGCCGTCGCCAGCGACCGCATCGACGTGCTGGTCGTGGCCTCCCGGGACACTGATTTCAAACCGGCCCTGGAGGTCGCCGCCCGCAACGGCGTCCGCACCGTGGCGCTGGCCCCGGGCGAACACGGGAAGTCAGACGCGCTCCAGAACGCGGCCCAGGACGCCCTCTCGCTGTCGGCCGACGTGGAATAG
- a CDS encoding TatD family hydrolase, with translation MDIDETPVLDNHLHLDPVQGRNTEAVAEFADHGGTHLLVLNKPSWHLVEAATDEGTFREVFDLTVGAVADATEVLPGRAWPVLGVHPALVSKLVEDGYSPGEARDIMQRGLDVASEYVRDGPALAIKSGRPHYDVDDAVWDASNEVMCHAFELAAEGDFAVQLHTEGGEEFEDVAEWAEERGMDRRQVVKHYSGGRLQGPTKSVLADKDELLVAIEDGEPFLMETDYIDDPERPGAVLGPKTVPRRVRWLLQEGEESAVRTAHVETPREVYGIDTEATLDR, from the coding sequence ATGGACATCGACGAGACGCCGGTGCTCGACAACCACCTGCATCTGGACCCGGTGCAGGGGCGAAACACCGAGGCCGTCGCGGAGTTCGCCGACCACGGCGGGACCCACCTGCTGGTGCTCAACAAGCCCTCGTGGCACCTCGTCGAAGCCGCGACCGACGAGGGGACCTTCCGCGAGGTGTTCGACCTCACAGTGGGCGCCGTCGCGGACGCGACCGAGGTCCTTCCGGGCCGGGCCTGGCCAGTGCTCGGCGTCCACCCGGCGCTCGTCTCGAAACTCGTCGAGGACGGCTACTCGCCCGGGGAAGCCCGGGACATCATGCAACGGGGGCTGGACGTGGCGAGCGAGTACGTCCGCGACGGTCCGGCACTGGCCATCAAGTCCGGCCGGCCACACTACGACGTCGACGACGCCGTCTGGGACGCCTCGAACGAGGTGATGTGTCACGCCTTCGAGCTGGCCGCGGAGGGCGACTTCGCCGTCCAACTGCACACTGAAGGCGGCGAAGAGTTCGAGGACGTGGCCGAGTGGGCCGAGGAACGTGGTATGGACCGTCGGCAAGTCGTCAAACACTACTCGGGCGGCCGCCTGCAGGGACCGACCAAATCCGTCCTGGCAGACAAGGACGAGCTGCTGGTCGCTATCGAGGACGGCGAGCCGTTCCTGATGGAGACCGACTACATCGACGACCCCGAACGACCCGGCGCCGTGCTCGGGCCGAAGACGGTCCCGCGGCGCGTGCGGTGGTTGCTACAGGAGGGCGAGGAGTCGGCGGTCCGGACGGCACACGTCGAGACACCCCGCGAGGTGTACGGTATCGACACCGAGGCGACGCTAGACCGGTAG
- a CDS encoding AsnC family transcriptional regulator: MSSLDETDIEILRLLSRDARRTYTDIAEAVDMSGPAVAERVEGLQDAGIINRFTVDIDRTQLGAGAQVFVQVDPKNSFDVLRSRLDASDAVEHVMVTAGGELWFNARAEVHGVHTWLSGLLEPADDAEYTVTLIDEIEWQPSLDGTEFALTCAECGNTVDSEGESEWLDEEMRHFCCSTCRTQFEDRLEQFREGV, from the coding sequence ATGTCATCGCTCGACGAGACGGACATCGAGATTCTGCGGCTCCTCAGTCGCGATGCGCGCCGGACGTACACCGATATCGCCGAGGCAGTAGACATGTCCGGACCCGCCGTCGCCGAACGCGTCGAAGGGCTGCAGGACGCGGGGATAATCAACCGCTTCACCGTGGATATCGACCGGACACAGCTCGGCGCCGGCGCACAGGTTTTCGTTCAGGTCGACCCGAAGAACTCGTTCGACGTGCTCCGGTCGCGTCTCGACGCGTCCGACGCGGTCGAGCACGTGATGGTGACGGCCGGCGGGGAGCTCTGGTTCAACGCGCGAGCGGAGGTCCACGGCGTCCATACGTGGCTCAGCGGTCTCCTGGAGCCGGCCGACGACGCGGAGTACACGGTGACGCTCATCGACGAAATCGAGTGGCAACCGTCGCTCGACGGGACCGAATTCGCGCTGACGTGTGCGGAGTGTGGAAACACTGTCGACAGTGAAGGCGAGTCCGAGTGGCTCGACGAGGAGATGCGTCATTTCTGCTGTTCGACCTGCCGGACCCAGTTCGAGGACCGCCTGGAACAGTTCAGAGAGGGCGTCTGA